The DNA region TCAACAGTTGACTCCAATGTCAAGGACGATGTATCAACTGGCAACTCGTCTGTGACTGCCCCTTCTGTCACCTCCAACATTGCCCTGGACGCCGAGCAGAGCATCCAGCCAGATTCTGAGAATGGGACAGCCAAGGTCTCTGCCGATACTGCCTCGCAGACTACCCCAACATCCACGGTTGTGCCGACAGCCGAcatcgaggagaagaaggagcaggggAGCGCCAACGTCAActcacagcagcagtcagATGCGAGAAGCTCGAGGTCAGCCAGCAGGACATCCAGGAGGAATGACAATGGAGAGAACAAGAAGGGAcgcaagggcaagaagtcGCGGGGTCAGGAtaaggaggccgagcagcaagaggaggctgccgagaagCAGGCCGAGAAGCCTGTGTACACAGAAGCCGCCATTCCTTCTGTCAATCCTTGGTTGAAGCGTGCCGAGGGACTCCAGTCCAAGACTCAGACTGCCTCAACGGCTGATGCTGCCGAAACCAAGATTTctgaggctgctgaggctCAGCCTGTGGTGAACGATGTCAATGGAGACAAAGCTGCCCACAAGAAGCAACCAGATTCCCGGGCTGCTGAACAGGCCCCCCGCAGAAACGCCCCCCGAGGTGCTCGTGCCAAcgacaaggaggagaagactTCGGTGACGTTGCCATCGGTCGCTGATGCTTCTGCCTGGCCGGAACCTAAggccactgctgctgccgtcaaGGAGCAGCAACCCACTCGCAAGTCAGTTGAGAAGACTGAGAACTCAGCAAAGGAGGGCCAAGATGAGGCGgctcccaagaagaaggactggaagaagctcgagatcAGCCACTCTGTCGTTTTTGAGACACAGCTGCCTACTCCTCGCAGCTCGAAACCCCGCGGTGGGGCTCGCGGTGGTCGTGAGTCTGGTTCCATGCGGGGCAACCTCAATGGTTCCGCTACATCACCTACTGCCGCTGGTCCTGCTGCCGAGAAGGCTGTCCCAGCCGGAGGTGCTCCTGGTCCTCGTGCCACCGCTCGGCCCCGTGAGGGCAGTCTGCCAGCTCGCTCCGTTGGGCAGAACCAGACCGCCTCACCTACCAAGCGTGGCTCCGCTGATGCCAGTACTCAGGACCAGCAGAAGCCTGCTGCTTCCGCTAGTAATGAACAACCTCGTGAGAAGACCCAATCTGTAAGTTTACCTCGAATCTACTTGTGCTTTGCCCTTCCAGGCACTAATTCGCTCCTGCAGTCATCCAGAAGATATACCAAGGACATCCGCACTGAGAACGGCCAGCTGAGTACTGAGGGTGGATCAACCCCAGTTCGTCCTTTTCCCCAGGAACGGGTCAACGGCTTCCACCCCAAGGACGGTGCTCAGGGCAATGTCAATGGACACCATTACCCTGTTCGCGAGAACCGCCCAGAGCGCGGTCGCGGTGGCTATCGGGGCCGTGGCGGCCACAATGGTGCTGGCGCTCATGCCACCGGGTCTGCAGGCTTCCAGGTCAACGGACATTATCCCACACAGAACGGGTTCCATGGCCACTCGCACTCTCGTCAAGCACACTCTGCCCAGAGCCCCCCGCCGTTCAATGGCCAGTTTCCCCAAACTTTCCCCAACCAGGGCAGGGGCCGCGGCAAATGGAACGGGGCGAACCAACATAGCCCTCGTGGCAACCACATGAGCGCCGGTTATCCTCCCAAGTCGGCCAATCCCGTACATGATTTCCAGGCCCCAGTCTACCCGCCTGTCATGTACCCGTATGGCCCTGAGGCTATGATCAAGAACCAGGTAGAGTTCTACTTTTCCCTCGACAACTTGTGCAAAGACTACTTCTTGCGcaagatgatggatgggcagGGATTTGTGCGCCTTGAGGCCATTGCCAACTTCCCCCGTGTGCAGCAGCTGACTACAGACCTCAACGTCCTGCGCTACGCTTGCTTGCACCTGGAGAATGTCGAGTTCgtcgttggtgatgacaaTATTGAGAGGCTCCGGTCTGGCGACGCCAGAAGGGCTACTTTCATTCTGCCTGAAGACCAACGTGAGCCTGCTTCCAGGCATGATGGGCCTGCCAATTTCCGGGTCATGAACAGTCAAAACCCTTATGCCTCCTTTGGCGCCATGGCTCCGCCTATGATGGGCTACTCTCAGTACCCTGACGGACACATGTACCAGCCTGAATTTATGCCCAGAGCTCACAACGAGTTCGCTGTCAACGGCAATGGTGCGGTGAACGGTTATCATCACTACCCCCATGATTCCCAGCTTTCCGCTGGTGTTCCTGCGTTTGCCCCCCCAGAGGAGCCTGTGTCTCTGGAGAGCATGACTAAGTTCTCAGACTCCCATGTTGATAATCTTGTCATTGTCCTGGGTGCCAAGGATAGCGAAgagactgctgctgctgtcgcgGGTTATGTTGCCAACGGTAACACCCAGGACGGCTCTGAGCCTACCATTGTGTGGATCCAGGAGACTCAACCTGAGAAGCATGAGCGTCAACCATATCACGAAATCCGCAAGACTGCTCTCGAACGCCGCCAAGGGGCTCAGGCCGGTGAGGTTCCAGAGGAGATGCAGAACCTCTACCGCTTCTGGTCAGAGTTTCTCCTTAGCAATTTCAACGCCAAAGTATATGAGGAGTTCAGAAACTTGGCTTTTGAGGATGCCTCCAGCTCAATTCCCGCGACTGCCGGGCTCAAGACCCTTCTTGGCTTTTATGACAAGCTCTTGTTGGACACGTCTGTCCCCAAGCCATGGCCGAGCCATCGGGCGTTCCCTCTCGTTCTGACCGAGCACCTTCAGGCGGCCAAGGATCTCGATCAGAAGACACAGCCTCACGTTGTCATCTAGATCTGAGCACCAGGTGCCCCTGAGCAAGGCGTTTTGGTTGTTTGATACTTGTCACAACAGCACTTTGGAAGGGGTCTTCTGTCTATTTTTCAGCGTTCCGAAATTTCTGGCAGGTTGCAGCCATCAAAAGTGTCAACTCGAAAAGTCAACATGATCACTTGATGGTACGGTTGCTTGACGCTGCATTTTTCGAACATGGTATTCACTCCATCTTTCAGCAGTGTTCTTTTCGGCATCGCCAGGTGCTATTCAGTTCTCGGCTTTATTTGTTATGGGGTCTTCTTTCAGCGAGGGGGTAGGTTGAGGAAAAGTGGTTAAAAAGAATTCTTTTATCTTGGCGAAAATGTCGTTCATGGCCTGGCCTGATGGATCCCGGTCGAGCACGATCGGTTGGCGAGGAAGTGTTGACAACGAGGAAAGCTGTATTCTCGTCTACACGATGCCATTGAGACGCCCTGTCAGCGGGTTCTATATTCCTCGAGGCAGGCCTTTGCATTTCACCATTTTGGGATCGGTTCTATCTTTGGGAAACTTGGGAAGGGGTCTGGGCGTTAATGTGAAGATGGGGCAGGAGACGATGGGTGTTTTTGACGTTTTTGTTCTGGGAGCAGAGCCAGGGTGAACGAAATAATTTTCTTCTTATGTATTGTGATTGGTCGCAAATTTTGCGTTTCCTATCCATGAGCTCGCAGCATGTTTCGGGGCGTTCATTTCTGTTTCGGATTGGTCGGGGTGCTTTTTCGGAAAAtaccagaaaaaaaaagacgaaAACTAGATTGGAGCGGCTGCTGCAGATATCGGCAACCTCTTCTATTGTTGTTGCGAGAGTTTCTTTTGTGCCTGGCACAAGCAGGAGGAAGGATGgttcttgatgagaagatggttTTAGACTTGGCCTTCTGGTTTCTTTTCGACTTTTTTCCTTCCACTGACTCAGCGACATTGCGACTTCTCTCAGTTTTCTTCGGCAAGACAAAAGTGTTGGTTGCGTATTGTAGCAATGTATAAATAgtagaagagaagaaaaagaaagacaaaaaaaatcaaaagcATTACTTTTGTATATATtgtatatttatatatttgTATTTATCTATCTCTGTTCGGGGTGATATATGGAGGGAATGAATGTACTTGAAGAAGACATTTTGATATCTTCCAGGCCATCATTGTCTtggtgaaggggggtttggatGGAGAAAAGTGGGGCAAGCTACTTCAGAACTTAAACGTTGCCATTAAGCCTTTCGTCTGTCACGCGCCCATCTGCATCTCTGCCTTTACAAGACCAGCAAGCCTCCCAAAGTATCACTGTTGAAATTGAGCTTTACCAGTTCGAATTCATTCTGACCCTGGGTAAGCCGACTGTCTGCATATGTGAAAGTGTGTATATGGCTAACACTGGCTCACAGACTGTTAGTCAACCGTTTCATCGGTGATCACATGCCAATGATCGCTTCAAGACCGTGAAAGAGGAgcggcatcatcaccatcaacagcacaAGATTAATCACCAACACGCACGACGTATATACAGAGGGTGTTTTAGTCCAAGCCCGTTTGATATTATCACGCCCTATTTGAGCGTTGCACATTCATCAAGCAAATTGGTTCCAGCgatcacacacacacacacacacacacaaccagAATCACCAACTCGGCCAAACACATACCGCAAAGAGTGTGCGAGCAAAaaggatggcaagctcaaaccaccaccaccataaccACCCTCACAATTCGTACCCCAACAGCGCAGCCAGCCAGTCCCAAACACCAATATCCCCCCCGGGCCtgaacggcggcggcggtggtggtgaggacgggGACAAGCCCCGGCTGACAAAGGAGCAGAAAAAGACTAATCACATCCAGTCTGGTATgttctcctctctctttctgttctctccccccccacTTTTTTGCtgacgggaggggggaaaacaGAACAAAAACGGCGGCTTGCTATTCGCCAGGCATATGATGATTTGTGCACGCAGGTTCCTGGGCTGGAGGGGCAGG from Podospora pseudoanserina strain CBS 124.78 chromosome 1, whole genome shotgun sequence includes:
- a CDS encoding hypothetical protein (EggNog:ENOG503NZRJ; COG:J; COG:O) produces the protein MSSAAFSYAQAARGQAPTQLNTQVASSPAPSTVDSNVKDDVSTGNSSVTAPSVTSNIALDAEQSIQPDSENGTAKVSADTASQTTPTSTVVPTADIEEKKEQGSANVNSQQQSDARSSRSASRTSRRNDNGENKKGRKGKKSRGQDKEAEQQEEAAEKQAEKPVYTEAAIPSVNPWLKRAEGLQSKTQTASTADAAETKISEAAEAQPVVNDVNGDKAAHKKQPDSRAAEQAPRRNAPRGARANDKEEKTSVTLPSVADASAWPEPKATAAAVKEQQPTRKSVEKTENSAKEGQDEAAPKKKDWKKLEISHSVVFETQLPTPRSSKPRGGARGGRESGSMRGNLNGSATSPTAAGPAAEKAVPAGGAPGPRATARPREGSLPARSVGQNQTASPTKRGSADASTQDQQKPAASASNEQPREKTQSSSRRYTKDIRTENGQLSTEGGSTPVRPFPQERVNGFHPKDGAQGNVNGHHYPVRENRPERGRGGYRGRGGHNGAGAHATGSAGFQVNGHYPTQNGFHGHSHSRQAHSAQSPPPFNGQFPQTFPNQGRGRGKWNGANQHSPRGNHMSAGYPPKSANPVHDFQAPVYPPVMYPYGPEAMIKNQVEFYFSLDNLCKDYFLRKMMDGQGFVRLEAIANFPRVQQLTTDLNVLRYACLHLENVEFVVGDDNIERLRSGDARRATFILPEDQREPASRHDGPANFRVMNSQNPYASFGAMAPPMMGYSQYPDGHMYQPEFMPRAHNEFAVNGNGAVNGYHHYPHDSQLSAGVPAFAPPEEPVSLESMTKFSDSHVDNLVIVLGAKDSEETAAAVAGYVANGNTQDGSEPTIVWIQETQPEKHERQPYHEIRKTALERRQGAQAGEVPEEMQNLYRFWSEFLLSNFNAKVYEEFRNLAFEDASSSIPATAGLKTLLGFYDKLLLDTSVPKPWPSHRAFPLVLTEHLQAAKDLDQKTQPHVVI
- the INO4 gene encoding Transcription factor (COG:L; EggNog:ENOG503P5YF) → MASSNHHHHNHPHNSYPNSAASQSQTPISPPGLNGGGGGGEDGDKPRLTKEQKKTNHIQSEQKRRLAIRQAYDDLCTQVPGLEGQARSEGVVLNGVVGYVRKLMLERQRMIAECEARGLEVPAGVREGLASMPVGFLDEREGGRDGSGSVSPGKGSRGGRE